In Scylla paramamosain isolate STU-SP2022 chromosome 1, ASM3559412v1, whole genome shotgun sequence, one DNA window encodes the following:
- the LOC135099821 gene encoding dehydrogenase/reductase SDR family member 6-like isoform X3, with translation MYYVTDRASASHRECGEAGLPLTPHHNTMASPTGRLSGKRCLVTAAAQGIGRATVEAFLREGAALVVAVDINVEKLNELPSDRVVRRVLDVRDGEGIKALARDYPDIDVLFNCVGIVHQSPLLETADQEWDNSFDVNVKSMFLFCREFLPKMISLGGGSIINMASVASSLRAINCRCVYGATKAAIIGLTKGLAMEHVQDGIRCNVVCPSPIASPNNRLEHIIFMGNKRIGRLAKAEEVANLCLFLASNESSYHTGNVFVIDGGFTL, from the exons ATGTATTACGTGACTGATAGGGCGAGTGCAAGTCATCGCGAGTGTGGAGAGGCAGGACTGCCCTTGACTCCTCACCATAACACGATGGCCTCTCCCACGGGAAGGCTCTCAGGAAAGCGCTGCTTGGTTACAGCCGCAGCCCAGG GCATCGGACGGGCCACGGTGGAGGCCTTCCTGAGGGAGGGCGCCGCGCTGGTGGTGGCCGTCGACATCAACGTGGAGAAGCTGAACGAGTTGCCCTCCGACC GCGTGGTGCGGCGCGTGCTGGACGTGAGGGACGGCGAGGGCATCAAGGCATTGGCGCGTGACTATCCTGACATCGACGTCCTGTTCAACTGTGTCGG CATCGTGCACCAGAGCCCGCTGCTAGAGACTGCCGATCAAGAATGGGACAACTCCTTTGATGTCAACGTGAAGAGCATGTTTCTCTTCTGCAGGGAGTTCCTTCCCAAG ATGATCAGTCTTGGCGGGGGCTCAATCATCAACATGGCTTCCGTTGCCAGTTCACTGCGGGCAATAAACTGTCGTTGTGTTTACGGTGCTACCAAGGCAGCTATCATTGGGCTGACCAAGGGCCTGGCTATGGAGCACGTGCAGGATGGAATCAG GTGCAATGTGGTGTGCCCATCCCCCATAGCCAGCCCCAACAACAGACTG GAACACATTATCTTCATGGGGAACAAGAGGATTGGCCGTCTGGCAAAGGCTGAGGAAGTTGCCAACTTGTGTCTTTTCTTGGCTTCCAATGAG TCTTCCTACCACACCGGGAATGTGTTTGTTATCGATGGAGGGTTCACACTCTGA
- the LOC135099821 gene encoding dehydrogenase/reductase SDR family member 6-like isoform X4: MYYVTDRASASHRECGEAGLPLTPHHNTMASPTGRLSGKRCLVTAAAQGIGRATVEAFLREGAALVVAVDINVEKLNELPSDRVVRRVLDVRDGEGIKALARDYPDIDVLFNCVGIVHQSPLLETADQEWDNSFDVNVKSMFLFCREFLPKMISLGGGSIINMASVASSLRAINCRCVYGATKAAIIGLTKGLAMEHVQDGIRCNVVCPSPIASPNNRLEHIIFMGNKRIGRLAKAEEVANLCLFLASNEL; the protein is encoded by the exons ATGTATTACGTGACTGATAGGGCGAGTGCAAGTCATCGCGAGTGTGGAGAGGCAGGACTGCCCTTGACTCCTCACCATAACACGATGGCCTCTCCCACGGGAAGGCTCTCAGGAAAGCGCTGCTTGGTTACAGCCGCAGCCCAGG GCATCGGACGGGCCACGGTGGAGGCCTTCCTGAGGGAGGGCGCCGCGCTGGTGGTGGCCGTCGACATCAACGTGGAGAAGCTGAACGAGTTGCCCTCCGACC GCGTGGTGCGGCGCGTGCTGGACGTGAGGGACGGCGAGGGCATCAAGGCATTGGCGCGTGACTATCCTGACATCGACGTCCTGTTCAACTGTGTCGG CATCGTGCACCAGAGCCCGCTGCTAGAGACTGCCGATCAAGAATGGGACAACTCCTTTGATGTCAACGTGAAGAGCATGTTTCTCTTCTGCAGGGAGTTCCTTCCCAAG ATGATCAGTCTTGGCGGGGGCTCAATCATCAACATGGCTTCCGTTGCCAGTTCACTGCGGGCAATAAACTGTCGTTGTGTTTACGGTGCTACCAAGGCAGCTATCATTGGGCTGACCAAGGGCCTGGCTATGGAGCACGTGCAGGATGGAATCAG GTGCAATGTGGTGTGCCCATCCCCCATAGCCAGCCCCAACAACAGACTG GAACACATTATCTTCATGGGGAACAAGAGGATTGGCCGTCTGGCAAAGGCTGAGGAAGTTGCCAACTTGTGTCTTTTCTTGGCTTCCAATGAG